The DNA segment GGGATCACCAGGGTCACCAATGAGGATATTGATCATAGTTATCTATGGGTCATTGATGGTCCTTGGACTTTGGTCAAGGTCATCAATGGAGCTTTGATTGGAGTCACTAATAGGAACTTGGTCAAAATCACTGATGGGCCTCTGATTAATCATTAGTGGGCCACAGGACATTGATCAGAGCATCCCTGATGGGTCAGACCAGTCATTAATTAGGACTTACCAGAATTCATAAATCACTGGTCATGGTTTTTGCACATTTGCTGAGACAACATGTTGAGTCCTTGGTCAGGGTCAGTGATGGAGTCGATCATTGACCAGAGGCCGCTGAGGGTCAGTGGGGGTCCTGACACAGGGGTTGGCCAGATGTGGGGGCTGCTGGAGTGGGTGGGCAGCTGTATTGTTGCTCCAGTGGATGGCATCCTGTATGAAAGCAGAAATGGGACAGCCATCATGGACAGCCTGCAACTCATCACAGGTGACTGAACCCAGGCTCCAGGGTCCATTTCTTGGATGTTAAAGATCCCTGACCTCCAATCGCAGAGTCAGGGTCTTCTCATCAGAAGCCCATGGGACCTCCCCAGGAGCCCATGGGACCTCCCCCACTGATCTGACCCCACCCCCGGGTCATTGTCCCCTCATCACAGAATACCTGACCAGCTCCAGAGGGTGACCTGATTGATGCACGACTCACCAGGCCCTGAGCCCTTCTACACCCGACAGCCTCCATCCTTATAGTAATAAGATACTCTGGTGGTGAACATGAAGTTCAGAGGGGCCACAGTGTTCCCTAAGAAGACACAGGCACAGGCGCTGGCCCAAGACTGTGTGGCCTCTCCGCGGGAGTCGCCGTGGGGCCATGGCCTCTGTTGGGTGGACATGTGGGCCTAACCTCCCATTCAGAATTTGGGCCGCATGGTCCCCATGTGCCTCCCAGTCCACTGGGCAGCCCTGTCTCATTCCGGCCTCTGCCAGGACCTGGCCTCCCTCCTTCAAGCTCCACCCAGTGACCTTATCATAGCAAGGCTGACCTGACCTAGGGTCTGGGGAAACTTTCACGGCCCACTGCCCCAGGCCAGGTGCAAGGTCTTCCTGGCCCCCACCGATGAGGTCAGGCACGCTGTCTGCTTCAGGTCTCTCCTACCCACCCCCAAACTTTCCGTGGCCCACTCATTCCTGGGGAGCTGACACCCAAGAGGGCAGCAGGGACCGCAGCCAGACGGCGCCAGCAGGGCGGGTGCTCTCGGACCCACAATACCGCCGCAGAGCCACGAAGCAGCGGGCAGCCGCGAGCCTGAGCTCTGGAGGTGCGGGCGAGAGCGCGGGAGGAGGTGCCACCCCCAGGCACGTGTCCGCCAGCTAGCCCGCCGTCTTTCGCGCGCGGCCGGGGGTCCCGTGTCTCCGCGCCAGTATGCGCATGCGTGGCGCCGTTGGCGCCTGCGCTGTGTCATCCGGAGCGGCCGCGGCGGCCCACGACCCTGCGTGCATTAAGCTGTCTTTGGTGCTGCTTCCTCGACTCCCGGCACGGACGCCAGGGCCCGGGGAGCCTGAGCACCACGCCTAAGCCGTACTCTGTGCTGGCCTGTGCCGGGGTCCGGCTTTCTGACACTACCGCTGGGCAGACAGCGGCGTGTTTCCGAGGGCGCCTGGACGAGAGGGGTCCGGGAAGCACCCACAGGCTGCCTCCGCTGCCAGGCACATCTGGTGCGCTGCTCAGAGCCACTTGGTAAAGGAGGAAGCTAAGGGAGAGGGGCTAGGCGACGTGCCCAAGGTCTTCCTGCCCAGAGCCCAAGCACCGCCTGGACGTTGAGCAGCTCTCAGGAGGGTCCTTTCCACAGCAGCGGAACAGGTGAGGGGGAGTCCTGAGACCTCCACCTAGGAAGCGTCCCGAGGCCACCGTGACAAAGGCACAGAGGTCACAAAGCAACGGTAGGGCCAGGAAACGGCAGTTGCTGTCAGGAACGGTGTGTAGGGTGGGGCTGGCAAGTAGGAATCTCATTGCTCAGCCAGGGTGAGGGGTGGGTAGCGGAAAGGGGCTGGCTGGAGGGGTGGAGCAGCGTCAGTGGTGACTGCCTACCTTCCCTGGGGGCACACGTGTTTGGGTGGCACAGGGTTTCTGCTGAACATGGTGAGGGCAGGGGGGGAACCATAGGCCTCTGCAGGGAGGGATTGGCAGGCTGCAAAAGAGCCAAAGGAAACGGCCTTTGGGGGTTGAAGCCACACTCACCAGCCTCCTGAAGCAGGGTTTATTGCAAACACTCATGCTCAGGGACCCAGACAAAGCATGCACTTCGAATGCTTCCAGTCAGCTCAGGTGCAGGGTGGGACAAGTAGATATGGATGCTTGAAGTCTAAGCTGGAGTTTGATGTTTCAGAGGTGAAGCAGTTGAGTTCAAGTGAGCACCAGGCAAACAGCTATAGACAGCTGTGAGCCTGAGCACAGGGCTGGCACCTCTCTCCAGAGTGATAGGAacaacccagaggcagaggccattCTGATTCCTGACACCTTTGCTCTTTTACAGGAGCAACAGGTCCATGCTGCTGGCTCAGGCACCCAAAGCTTGGCCCAGGCTTCCTCAGCTCAAGGCCCCAGCCCTCCCTAGGACCGTGGGAGGCAAGGCCCTACATCTGAGGTACCAGCTCATGTCAGGATGGGGCCCAGAGACAGACAGGCGGGGCCAATCCCAGGGCCCTGAGCTACGAACTAGGGTGCTGGTCACAGCCTTGTTTGGGGTTGGGCTCGGTGGGGCCTGGCTGGCAGCAAGGGCTGAGAAGGAACAGCGGCAGCAGCGAGAGCGGACAGAGGCCCTGCGCCAGGCAGCTGTGGGCCAGGGGGACTTCCGCCTGCTGGACCACCAGGGCCAGGCTCGCTGCAAAGCGGACTTCCGAGGCCAGTGGGTGCTGATGTACTTTGGCTTCACACACTGCCCTGACATCTGCCCCGATGAGCTGGAGAAGCTGGCGCAGGTGGTGCGGCAGCTGGAGGCCGAGCCTGGCCTGCCCCTGGTGCAGCCCATCTTCATCACTGTGGATCCTGAGCGGGATGATGTTACAGCAATGGCCCGGTACGTGCAGGACTTCCACCCGCGGCTGCTGGGCCTGACGGGCTCTGTGGAGCAGGTGGCCCAGGCCACCCACAGCTACCGCGTGTACTACAGCGCCGGCCCTAAGGACGAGGACCAGGATTACATCGTGGACCACTCCATCGCCATCTACCTGCTCAGCCCTGATGGTCTCTTCACAGACTACTATGGCCGGGGCAAGTCAGCTGAGCAGATTGTAGACAGCGTGAAGCGTCACATGGCTGCCTTCCGCAGCATCCTGCACTGAGCGAGTCATTAAAAGGTGCAATGAATCCATGTGCCTGTGATCTGTACCAGAAAGCCATGGCAGGAAAGGGGCTCAGGACCTGGTTACTTGCTGAGGATGCCAGGGAGATGGGCAGCCCTCTTCACTGCACAGAGCAGGAGCTGTGTGGTTTCCTTTAAGGAGTAAGTGGGGTGGCAACACCATTTTATTAGGCTGgatcagccaggaagcaggagtgGAATGAGATGCATGCCCTGCCCCAGTCCCAGTGCTCCCACTCAGGGCTGGGCCATGGAGGGGGCAGCGTAGGTCTGGAAGCGCTTGTGGGCCCGCTGGTGTGTGAGCAGTCTCAGGGACATGGTGTCCACGGCCGCCTCTAGCCCTGGCTGCTGGGTGATCTCCACCGTGTGGTCATTGGCCTGTAGGGACGAGGCATCAGTAGGAAGCAAGGACGGTTTccctcccaggctcccaggcACTCACCAGCTGCAGAGAGGCCAGCATGGAGCGGCACACCTCAAAGGGAGGCTGGCCCGCCACCAGCTCTGCAAAGGGACACCACTGGTTGAGCTGGCTGAACCTTGATACCACCTGGTCCCCATAGGAATGGATGTCAAAGGGCACGTGCTGCTCCTGCAGGAGGGAGGGGGCAAGGTCCCGGGCAAACCCAAGGCAAGCCGACTCCAGTTCTCAGCAGAAGCCCTGCCCACACGCACCCCCACTCCCGGAGCCCCCTCCTCACCTGCTCCTGGAGCAGGGGCTGGATGGTGCTCTCCCAGTCTCTGATGCGCTGGCTCAGCTCCGTCTCCTGGACAAACTTCTGAGAGGCGGTGATGAAGAGCTCCTAGGGGAGACCAGGAGCAAACGCCTTCTGTGCCAGGGCCCCTCACCCAGCCCCCTGCCCGCTCTCACCTGCACCTACCACATTCCTTCGGACCAGCTCATAGCTCAGGGACACCGGCATGGCATCTGCTTCTGAAGAACAGGCAGGTGTGAGCTGCTGTGGCCAAAGGTGTCCCCCATCCTCCTGCCCATCCTCAGGCCCCTCAcaaccccctggctggcaacccTCTCACAAGTACCTGGGTCTGCAGCTACCCCAGGCTCTGACCCCTCGGTCTCTGCATATGCCTCAGGCTCTAGAAAGTCGTCTGCTGGGAGGTGGAGCCACCCCAGCAGGAGGCAAGTCAGTGGGCAGCGGGTGTTGAGCCCCCGAGCCCGCCCCAGTAGGCACCCACCTGCTGCCCCTAGGTCCTCCAGGGAATCCTCCAGGTGGTCCTCCTCTGCAGGCCACAGTGCCTCAGCTCTTGGCAGCCACCGCTCTGCCTTCTGCAGAGAGAACATCTGTGAGGGCACGATCTTGTGCCAGGGGCTGCTTGGGATCTGGCAGCGCTGGCACTTGCCTCCCTTGTCTGCAGCTTCCGGAGGGCCTCCAGTTGCTCCCTCATGTGCTTCCAGTACAGCACCTCCATGTCTGCATACAAGGCCTTGTGAGAGGGGCTCCCCGTCCCACCTAGACCAGCCCAACCCACCCAGGGCCTTGGGCATCCCTGGGCTGAGGGGAGGCAGGCAGAGTGCATTGCCGTCATCCCTTGGAGGAGCCACACAGGCTCTTGGCCTCACCTGCAAAGGACGGGCCCTTTCGCCGGGGCCTCCTGCTGTCAGCATGGTCAGCATCTGTAAGCGAGCTCGGTCAGCAGAAACCAAGCCCCTGTAGGCCAACCTGGACCCTCCCGCTGTCGCCCTGCCAAGCTCCACCCCACCACAACCACTCACAGGCAGCCAGGTACCACTGGTGGAAGTCCTGCAGCTTGGTGGCACCCTTCCTCTTGCGCTTCTGTCCTGGAGCCTCCTCCACGCAGGGAGGCACAGAGTAGGGCCTGCCTGGGGGCAAACAGACCAACAGACTGTGTCTCAGAGCACAAGTGTGGGCGCCAGGGTGAAGCACGGCAACACATCCCCTAGGGGTGGGTCTCAGCCCCGCCAGGTGCCCCATGGGTAAAGCCCACCCCTACCCACCACTCACTCTGCAGCAAATCAGCCACAAAAGCCTGGGTGGTGGTGTACCTCCAGCCAATTACCTTTCTTGAAGGGCTTAGAGTCCAAGGAATCAAAGGGGTCCAGGCTCTGCCACGGGTCTGGGGTCTCCTGAGCAGAGTACAGACAGACACCCAGGAAGTGGGGACATGCACCCTCTCCCCAAAACCCAGACATACATACAGTAACAGCCAGGGAAGAGCTGGCCACACCCGATCCAGGACCCGAGGGCGGCAcgtgagggagggctgggggaggatCTCTCGCAAAGGAGCACCAGCACGAAGGGCCTCGGGACAGGACTGCGGGCACTGAGGCTTTGGAAGCTGGCTGGAGGGAAGTGGTGGGCAGTGGGGCCTGAGCATACCCTCCATGCCAAGGTACCTGGGTCAAGCCCACCTCACCTTCAGCCAGGACGCAGGCTCCAGGACCACCTGTGGCTCCTGCAGCTCCCACCTCCTGGGCTGGGTGGCACTCTGAAAAGAAATGGCCCAGAGAgaccccctcttcctcctccacccagggctctgggccccAGCAGCTTGACTCTGGGGTCAGACACCAAGAACCCAGCAGAGACCCTTTTTGGGAGGACAAGGTTCAAACAGTTCAAGTACtaaaaagtaaaaccacaattcAGGAAAACCTTCAGGATAACATACAAACTAGCAAACTAGGTCacgaagcattttttttttctttagaaaaacaaccaaaaaatagaataataataaaCCACATACCTACCAACCAAAATTAATATCAACATATTTTCCTTTGTGTCAGTCTGTTTTTAAATAGATAAAGACTTTAGCTCTAGGCTGGAACACAGAGCCAACTCTTGGGGATTGAGGGAGACAGCACAGAACTCCAGGCCAGTCCGCTCCTGCCAGCGCGGCCTCAGAAGCAGCAGCTCTGGAGACCAGCTGCCTCCCTGGGTAGCAGCCACGAGCACCATGGGGCTCGGACCCTTGAACGCCAGCCCACCCTCTGAGAAACAGAGGGGGAGGGACGTGGAAGCCACTGTCCAAAGGGTTGGGTGCAAGGACAGGTCTGGGGCTGGCTGGAGGGTGCGCCGGCTGCCCTGGAGCACAGGCGCAGGGACGGGCCGAGACCTCAGGACTGCCTTCCAGGTGACAGCTCAAGCCAGGCGGGCCTCAGTATGGGTCTCACCTGCTGGGGGCTCCTGGGCTCCAGGGGCTCCAGGGGGGCCTCGGGGGCTGTGGCCTCAGGGAGCTCTGCTGGCCCCTCTGCATCCTCATCCTCACCCCCGCCTCCGGGCATCAGGCCTTCTGGAGAGGTGCCTGGGCAGGGGAGCAAGAGACCAGTCAGCCCCAGGGAGCCCCAGACCACACAGCAGAGGGGGCTGCCCACGAGGGCGAGGGCCGCACTGCCCGACAAACACCAAGGAGCGGCGCCAGAGAATGCAGCAGGGTGTGCCCCACCTCGCCACACTGCTGTCTGTCTGGTTCACTTTGTTTTTCAGCAATTTTCCTCTTTAAATGCTGCCATCTATGTCTGCCTGGAGACGAGGGGGAGCCCGGGAAAGGTCAGAGGGGTCACTGAACCAGGACAGGAGCGCAGCAGGCCGAGGTGGGGCACAGGTGAGCCTGCCCCACACCTCACCCCTGGCTCTGGAGCAGCAGGCATCCCCACGCAGGGGCCTGCCCCGCCCCCACCTGCACGTCTGCCATGGTGCCCTCTGCCCACCTGGCTCCTGAGGGAtgctcagcacagggcctggacTTCTGCACACAGAGACCTCCATTGGCTGCTCCTCGGCCCTCCCAGCCTCTGGGAAAAATGGGGGATTGGACAGGGTCGGCCCAGACCCTTCCCCAAAAGCCTAGCTCCCAGGGGCCTAGCAGAGCcagagctggggagggagagTAGACCCCTGGCTCCCTGGAGCTGGGCTGGCCTTGGGCAGTGAAACGGTGCCAGGACCAGTGCTGGTGGGTACGGAATGCCCAACCAGGAGCCCTACCCACAAAACCTTCCTTCCCACAAGCCCTGCGCCCCAGGCCTCACCCTGGTGGCTCTCCAGCAGCAGTGTCCCCGCGGGGGACATGCCCACCGGCTCCAACATGAAGGCTCCTCTTGGGTGGGGGGTGCAGGTATTCATCCTAAAATCCTTCCGGCTGGCCAGGACCTCCCCCTGGCAGCTGTGCTGCCAAGAATACAGTCATTGTAGAGACCCTCCCCAGGCAGgcctctccccttccctggcCCCTGCCCGCAGGCTCAGGCCTGTACCTATAAAGGGGGTGGTGGTTCTTCTCCAGTTCATCAGGGGCTACCAGGGCCATGGGCAGGAGGGGGACAATGAGGACCTCCTGCACAAGGGCCAAGAGGGAGTGGGCCATGGGTCACACGGGCTCGGGGTGGGGGCACGTGGAGAGACACTCCAGCACCCCCCCCCATGTAGGCGCAGCCCCCACACGCAGGGGAGGGGCCCCCACACGCAGGGGAGGGGCACTCACACTGAGGGCCTGGTCATTCCTCAGATCCACGCTGGCACGGGAGTCAGGAAGGTCATCCAGTGACAGGAACTGTGGGGACACGGGGAGGCTGAGGACTGCGCCCTCAGCAAGCACACAGCGGGCGGTGGCCATGCACCCGAGAACCTCACCTCATCCTCCACGTCCCGGACGGCCCTGGAGTTGGCGTTCGCACTGGCACCATCTTGCGGCAGGGAGGAGAGCTGCTTGGCCCGCCTGTGAGAGAAGCAGCAGGTGGGCCCCAGGAGGCTGCAGGCTCCCAGCGGGCAGCACTCCCAGCGCCCACCTCCAGCACTCACTTTGTGCCCGAGATGAAGTCGAGCGCCTGGTAGACCAGCGAGTAGAGGTACTCCACCTGGCGGCCGGAGCAGAAAGTGAGGGCGCAGGAAGGAGGGCTGCCTCCACGCTCCGCAACCCTCCCCACTGCTTCCACACCGGATGTCCGATGTCCGCGGAGGGCAGAGAAGCCCGCTGGCCTCTCCAAAGCCGTGGCACAAACACTGCTCATTTGCCTCCAACTCTTCTCCCATTGAGCCCGCAGGGCCCGCGCATCCCGAGCGGCTCAGCACCCCCAGCTCTCCTCAGCCCCCACCGCACTGCAGCAGGGGGGCTTCTGGACGCTGGGCATCTGCGCCTGGCACAGCCCTGTGTGCCTTGCTCCTCTGCTGGCACCCGGGGCCTGGGTGCAGCTGCAGCCTGGGGAGCCCCTGGGAGGGTGAGGGGCGGGACCTTCCAGATGCTGGCCACAGGACAGGGGGAGCAGGGCGCGTGCTACTGCCGGGTGACAGCACCCAAAAGTACCCCGACCTCTCTTCTTGGCGCTTTTTTTCAAGCAAAGAAATGTTTGCTGTGCTTCCTTTACATGTGATGCTCTGCACTGGCCACAGCAATGAGCAAACAGACGGCAGGCACTGATCCCACGCACCACGTTTATTAGGAGGGATGAACACCAGCTTTTGTCAGTGTTTGCCATTCGCAGGGCCAGGCTTCACGCTTCATCTCATTTCATCCGCCTGAACTAGTCGCtactgctctcctcttctcggTGGGACCAGCTGGGACTCGGGGAGTGGGGGAACCTGGATCAGCGGTGGGTCCAAGACTCACACAGGGGTGTAGGAGCCCAGCGCTGCATGACCTCACCCAGCAGCCACCAGGGGCATAGCAATTTGAATTTAAACTAATTAAGTTACTAGAGCTCAGATTCAAAACTCCTCAGTCACACTGGCCGTGTTTCCAGGGCTGGCAGCTGCCACATGGGACAGTGCAGCCTCCCTCATCTCAGAACGTCCCGCTGACGGGGCGGGGGTCCCACACCCCCAGGCACCTTCCAGACACTTcactgccactgctttatcagaGTTCCTTTATTTGTCTAGTGGTTCGATTTATGCCTTTGCTTTCAGAATTAGCTGCAGACATTCCTCCTTAGGATAAATGCAGGACATAGGGATCCGACCTAATGGGATTATCTAGGACAAAACCAGTGCAATCTTAGACTGTCTGAGTCACTTACAGTACCGGAAAGTAAATCCACTGGGTCCTGAGAATGATACCATGTGTGCAGGATCTGCCCCGGCTGGCTGGATGCCCTGCTGAGCCCCTGGCTCAGTCCTAAGCACCACCCCCTGGGCTCCTGTTGTCTCCTCCCACCGCTGAGTTGCCCACTTGGGTCAGTGCTGTGGCCCACGTTTTCTCACAGCTCCACCGGGGGCAGCTAAGTGCTACTGGAGGAAAACCACAGAATGGTGCCCACTGGTGCaccaaaaacagcaggatgcaGCTGGTCTCCACTGGGCTTGCAATGCTTTTGGTTAAtcctttattttgcattcttctTGGCAAGTAATTTTGAACTATCACAAAATTTCACTCTCCAAATTTCCTACCTAGTAACTGATTCTCAGGCAGCTGACTTACATTCTCCATTATGAAAACTGGGGCCTCAGGCATGAACCCTTAAATCCCTGTGTCCACTTCTCTGCATCAAcatttctttctccagtttcctgGAATGaggtgtctttttcttttcaaggcGAGCCCATCAGACCATGTTCCTGACCCATTCCTACCTATTTGGGATTTGTTTTACCCTTTCCTGTCCCTGTTCCCCGCCTCCCCATGTCACTCTTTAGCTCTGTGgttccccctccaccccaccctgggACTCCAATTTGCTCGGCCTGGGTGACGTGCAGGCTGACAGTGGTTGAACTGTAACTGCCACCCTGGTGCCTGCCCAGTCTCCTATCCTCCCTCCTCAGTAAGACTGAGGGGTCCACACTGTGCACATTCCCAGATCACTGTTCGCCTCCTACTACAGTCTGGCCCTCCTTTCACTAAAATCCCTG comes from the Manis pentadactyla isolate mManPen7 chromosome 10, mManPen7.hap1, whole genome shotgun sequence genome and includes:
- the LOC118923214 gene encoding protein SCO2 homolog, mitochondrial; amino-acid sequence: MLLAQAPKAWPRLPQLKAPALPRTVGGKALHLRYQLMSGWGPETDRRGQSQGPELRTRVLVTALFGVGLGGAWLAARAEKEQRQQRERTEALRQAAVGQGDFRLLDHQGQARCKADFRGQWVLMYFGFTHCPDICPDELEKLAQVVRQLEAEPGLPLVQPIFITVDPERDDVTAMARYVQDFHPRLLGLTGSVEQVAQATHSYRVYYSAGPKDEDQDYIVDHSIAIYLLSPDGLFTDYYGRGKSAEQIVDSVKRHMAAFRSILH
- the NCAPH2 gene encoding condensin-2 complex subunit H2 isoform X1, yielding MEDVEARFAHLLQPIHDLTKNWEVDVAAQLGEYLEELDQICISFDEGKTTMNFIEAALLIQGSACVYSKKVEYLYSLVYQALDFISGTKRAKQLSSLPQDGASANANSRAVRDVEDEFLSLDDLPDSRASVDLRNDQALSEVLIVPLLPMALVAPDELEKNHHPLYSCQGEVLASRKDFRMNTCTPHPRGAFMLEPVGMSPAGTLLLESHQEAGRAEEQPMEVSVCRSPGPVLSIPQEPGTSPEGLMPGGGGEDEDAEGPAELPEATAPEAPLEPLEPRSPQQSATQPRRWELQEPQVVLEPASWLKETPDPWQSLDPFDSLDSKPFKKGRPYSVPPCVEEAPGQKRKRKGATKLQDFHQWYLAAYADHADSRRPRRKGPSFADMEVLYWKHMREQLEALRKLQTREKAERWLPRAEALWPAEEDHLEDSLEDLGAAADDFLEPEAYAETEGSEPGVAADPEADAMPVSLSYELVRRNVELFITASQKFVQETELSQRIRDWESTIQPLLQEQEQHVPFDIHSYGDQVVSRFSQLNQWCPFAELVAGQPPFEVCRSMLASLQLANDHTVEITQQPGLEAAVDTMSLRLLTHQRAHKRFQTYAAPSMAQP
- the NCAPH2 gene encoding condensin-2 complex subunit H2 isoform X2, translated to MEDVEARFAHLLQPIHDLTKNWEVDVAAQLGEYLEELDQICISFDEGKTTMNFIEAALLIQGSACVYSKKVEYLYSLVYQALDFISGTKRAKQLSSLPQDGASANANSRAVRDVEDEFLSLDDLPDSRASVDLRNDQALSEVLIVPLLPMALVAPDELEKNHHPLYSCQGEVLASRKDFRMNTCTPHPRGAFMLEPVGMSPAGTLLLESHQEAGRAEEQPMEVSVCRSPGPVLSIPQEPGTSPEGLMPGGGGEDEDAEGPAELPEATAPEAPLEPLEPRSPQQSATQPRRWELQEPQVVLEPASWLKETPDPWQSLDPFDSLDSKPFKKGRPYSVPPCVEEAPGQKRKRKGATKLQDFHQWYLAAYADHADSRRPRRKGPSFADMEVLYWKHMREQLEALRKLQTREKAERWLPRAEALWPAEEDHLEDSLEDLGAADDFLEPEAYAETEGSEPGVAADPEADAMPVSLSYELVRRNVELFITASQKFVQETELSQRIRDWESTIQPLLQEQEQHVPFDIHSYGDQVVSRFSQLNQWCPFAELVAGQPPFEVCRSMLASLQLANDHTVEITQQPGLEAAVDTMSLRLLTHQRAHKRFQTYAAPSMAQP
- the NCAPH2 gene encoding condensin-2 complex subunit H2 isoform X3, with the translated sequence MEDVEARFAHLLQPIHDLTKNWEVDVAAQLGEYLEELDQICISFDEGKTTMNFIEAALLIQGSACVYSKKVEYLYSLVYQALDFISGTKRAKQLSSLPQDGASANANSRAVRDVEDEFLSLDDLPDSRASVDLRNDQALSEVLIVPLLPMALVAPDELEKNHHPLYSCQGEVLASRKDFRMNTCTPHPRGAFMLEPVGMSPAGTLLLESHQEAGRAEEQPMEVSVCRSPGPVLSIPQEPGTSPEGLMPGGGGEDEDAEGPAELPEATAPEAPLEPLEPRSPQQSATQPRRWELQEPQVVLEPASWLKETPDPWQSLDPFDSLDSKPFKKGRPYSVPPCVEEAPGQKRKRKGATKLQDFHQWYLAAYADHADSRRPRRKGPSFADMEVLYWKHMREQLEALRKLQTREKAERWLPRAEALWPAEEDHLEDSLEDLGAAADDFLEPEAYAETEGSEPGVAADPEADAMPVSLSYELVRRNVELFITASQKFVQETELSQRIRDWESTIQPLLQEQSWWRASLPLRCAAPCWPLCSWPMTTRWRSPSSQG